One part of the Pieris napi chromosome 4, ilPieNapi1.2, whole genome shotgun sequence genome encodes these proteins:
- the LOC125049244 gene encoding uncharacterized protein LOC125049244 has protein sequence MIPKHRLPCVEYIKKSFGILNPFLRMFSLNCDRFEQKKYTVLSILRFILPAFILGSIDALTLYFKILYTYHDVVVSIMYTDAVQVTFDFFQYIVDLYIVYRCGNSLEEYYKIYEKLDEVLGVKYCGVLYGKLRKILILYGFIWTISCAGDYWAWLDSSGWKTASAFSISYIFVLIKIITSLDMTVHLMHIYFRLRAIGDAAESLCKKLECSYRERVGNESAIKIISVGTTNSTVEVVKCLRKCYVWVIEQAGFVNQAFGTRVLLNTLSILIDIIRFTNIAARILLGSQHLHRNATGIFPVVSTLMRLFTCVLIIVSLARHCELVYGQRERIINIIDHALVFNEPSDDVKSALNELRLLTQHRPVEFCMSNLVRIDYSLLGSMTSIVVTYTIILLQNVN, from the exons atgATACCAAAACATCGATTACCTTGCGTTGAATACATCAAGAAATCTTTTGGGATTTTAAATCCTTTTCTAAGAATGTTTTCGTTAAATTGTGACAGGTTTGAACAAAAAAAGTATACAGTGTTATCGATACTAAGATTCATTTTACCGGCTTTTATTCTTGGGTCCATTGATGCTTTGACATTATATTTCaagattttatatacatatcaCGATGTGGTGGTCTCAATTATGTACACAGATGCAGTACAAGtaacatttgatttttttcaatatatcgttgatttgtatattgtatatagatGCGGCAATTCTTTAGaagaatattacaaaatatacgagAAATTGGATGAGGTACTTGGAGTGAAGTACTGTGGAGTTTTGTACGGAAAGCTGCGAAAGATTCTTATACTTTACGGCTTTATATGGACGATCAGCTGTGCAGGCGATTATTGGGCTTGGCTCGATTCATCCGGTTGGAAAACAGCATCGGCATTTTCAATATCCTACATTTTTGTcctgataaaaattataactagcCTAGATATGACGGTGCATCTAATGCATATATACTTTCGTCTCCGTGCTATTGGCGACGCAGCAGAATCTCTTTGTAAAAAACTGGAATGTTCATATCGGGAAAGAGTCGGTAATGAGTctgctataaaaataatttcagttGGAACTACAAATAGTACTGTTGAAGTAGTGAAATGCTTACGTAAATGCTACGTCTGGGTAATTGAACAAGCAGGGTTCGTCAATCAAGCGTTCGGAACAAGG gtCCTTCTGAACACCCTCAGTATATTGATTGATATCATACGATTTACAAATATTGCTGCCAGGATATTGCTTGGATCACAG CACCTACATAGAAATGCGACGGGTATCTTCCCGGTGGTATCAACATTGATGAGGCTATTTACTTGCGTGCTTATCATCGTCAGCCTTGCTAGACATTGTGAACTGGTGTACGGGCAACGGGAGAGAATAATCAATATAATAGATCACGCACTTGTCTTCAATGAACCCA GTGATGATGTAAAATCAGCTTTAAACGAACTCCGTCTCCTCACACAACATAGACCAGTGGAATTCTGCATGTCCAACCTAGTTCGTATCGACTATTCACTATTGGGATCCATGACTTCGATAGTCGTAacttatacaattatattattacaaaatgttaattag